Proteins co-encoded in one Medicago truncatula cultivar Jemalong A17 chromosome 8, MtrunA17r5.0-ANR, whole genome shotgun sequence genomic window:
- the LOC25502541 gene encoding rab3 GTPase-activating protein non-catalytic subunit produces the protein MGMKRRSYKKELGCIACKELGEVGAGKPGWVVDNPNLLSAIDNHSILLANRSTILLLSWSSDSSQSPIRIRPDLSPIESEFISAVEWLVFDEIRVIVAGTSSGYLLIYSLRAELIHRQMIYPGRVLKLRVRGTKKDLIQDNSSSSEEFCLIMPGVIARFDGSVVQNMLQKWFEEAHAQLWNQKQKGQDSEDFDNSQQKLPYQLWNIGKYGTCADAAITGIMPPPLMEQQSSQRYYCAVAVGDDAVISAYRLSEDKGRSLVGAILSKVVPATFSTIASFSKLIWRSEHTSPVKSPKKLEQKPQPFARASPLTCIKDHPRKGEKLTLSPSGTLAAITDSLGRILLLDTQALVVVRLWKGYRDASCLFMEMLVNKDLASSSSTCYESMKSDYCLCLAIHAPRKGIIEIWQMRTGPRLRTISCAKGSKMLQPSYRFGASMSSPYVPLEVFLLNGDSGQISVLNRTLDS, from the exons ATGGGAATGAAGAGGCGATCGTATAAGAAGGAGTTAGGATGCATAGCCTGCAAAGAATTGGGTGAAGTAGGAGCCGGAAAACCCGGTTGGGTGGTAGACAACCCGAACCTTCTCTCCGCCATCGATAATCACTCTATACTCCTCGCCAACCGATCCACCATCCTCCTCCTCTCATGGTCATCCGATTCCTCCCAATCTCCAATCAGGATCCGACCCGATTTATCCCCTATCGAATCCGAATTCATCTCCGCCGTAGAATGGTTGGTATTTGACGAAATTCGCGTCATCGTCGCTGGTACCTCCTCTGGCTACTTGCTCATTTACTCCTTGCGTGCTGAATTGATTCATAGGCAG ATGATTTATCCTGGACGGGTTTTGAAGTTAAGAGTTCGTGGAACGAAGAAAGATTTGATTCAAGATAATAGTTCATCCTCAGAAGAGTTTTGTCTTATAATGCCAGGTGTCATTGCCCGTTTTGATGGCTCTGTTGTTCAG AATATGCTGCAGAAATGGTTTGAAGAAGCGCATGCtcaactttggaatcaaaagcAAAAGGGCCAAGATTCTGAGGATTTTGATAATTCTCAACAAAAATTACCTTACCAGTTGTGGAATATCGGTAAGTATGGTACTTGTGCTGATGCAGCCATTACTGGCATAATGCCTCCACCGCTCATGGAACAACAG TCGAGTCAACGTTATTATTGCGCAGTGGCTGTTGGAGACGATGCTGTGATTTCAGCTTACAG ACTTTCTGAGGACAAAGGCAGGTCTTTAGTGGGAGCTATCTTGTCTAAAGTTGTACCTGCAACTTTTTCCACTATAGCGTCATTTTCTAAGTTGATTTGGCGGAGTGAACATACTTCTCCAGTGAAATCCCCAAAGAAATTGGAGCAGAAGCCTCAGCCATTTGCTCGTG CTTCACCTCTGACATGTATAAAGGATCATCCTAGGAAAGGTGAAAAGCTAACCTTATCACCAAGTGGTACATTGGCTGCTATAACGGATTCACTAGGTCGCATATTACTCCTTGATACTCAAGCACTTGTGGTGGTTCGCTTGTGGaag GGATATAGGGATGCCAGCTGTTTATTCATGGAGATGTTGGTGAATAAAGATTTAGCATCATCAAGCTCCACTTGTTATGAATCAATGAAGAGTGACTACTGCTTGTGTTTGGCTATTCATGCACCTAGAAAAGGAATTATCGAG ATATGGCAAATGAGAACTGGACCACGTCTTAGAACAATATCTTGTGCAAAAGGCAGCAAAATGTTGCAACCCTCCTATAGGTTTGGTGCATCAATGTCTTCTCCTTATGTTCCTCTAGAAGTTTTCTTGTTAAATGGGGATTCGGGTCAGATATCAGTTTTAAATCGGACATTGGACTCTTGA